The nucleotide sequence AGTAATAGGTGTTGTCATCGTGGTTCCCGAGCGCGAACCAGACCGGCAGCCCGCCGGAGCGCATCGCTTCGGCGGAGAGCGTGATTTCACGCTGCGTCTGCTTTCTCGGCCGGTTGCCGTTGCTCATGTCGCCCGCATTGATCAGGAATGCGGCACCGCATTCCCGCCCTGCCGCGGCGAAGTTCCGCATATGGGCGAGGGAGTTCGCGCCGTAGCCGCGAAGGTCGCTGTTCTCTTCGAAGTGCGTATCGGTGATGAAACCGAACAGAAGATCGTTTGCTCCGGTGTTTTCCCGGACGTGCCGACAGAATTGTTTCATGAAAATCAAGCCAGTTTTCCGCCGCTGTGGGCGCGGGTTGCTTCGTCGTGGAACAGGATTACGGGATCGCTGACGTTGGCGTTTCCGTTCAGGGTTTCGATGTAGCGGCAGACCGCGTAAGGTTCGGACTTCCGCCGGTAGGCGGCGAGCCACTCCGCCGTCTCCTCTTCGTGTTCGGGCGGGCGCGGCCAGATGAATTTGCGGCCGTGATGGCGGATGCGGTACGGCTTCGGCGTCAGCCGCGCCCGGAAGCACTTCTGGGCGTCGCAGAGCGTTGCATAGAGGTAGTCTGCGCCGAACCGGCGCATGAGCTTCCGTGTTTCCGGCGAACCCGGCGTAAAGCCCTTCCCCTGTACGATCAGCCGGAAGCCGGCGCAGGTCCGGTAGACCCGGATCAGGCAGGAGGCGTACTCGGGACGCGCCGCGGCTTTCCGGATCAGGCCGAGCGCCCACTCCTCCGGCGCCGGACGCCGCCTGCCGGCCAGCAGAAGGCCGAGCCCGGCCAGCAGCGGCACCGGCCGGAAACCGTCGATGTCGACGAAGACCAGATTCTCCGAATTCAGCACTTCTGCGCCGTACCGGTTCCGCGTGACGATGTTCTGCGGCGACAGCTCCCGCACGATCTCTTCGCGGATCGGCTTGGAGTCGTACTCCCAGTCGACCCGGCCGCCGTCGATCCGTTTCTGCACGTCGGCGAGAAGCCGGTCCGCCAGCCGTCCGGCCTCTTCCGGCGACTCGTTCGAATAGCCGTACACCCGGGTCGGCTGCGGCACGCCGCCGTTCGGCATCCGGATCTCTCCGTATTTTTCGACCCAGTAGCGGTAGATTCTCATTCCGGCCCAGCGCTCCCTTACTTTTTCGCTTTCAGGAAGGCTTCGATGAATTCGTCGATCTCTCCGTCGAGCACGCCGGCCGTGTTGCTGGTTTCGACCTCGGTACGGAGGTCCTTCACCATCTGGTAGGGCTGCAGCACGTAACTGCGGATCTGGCTGCCCCAGCCGTTCTCCATCTTTTCGCCGCGGATCGCGTCGGCTTCGCTGCGGCGCTTCTCCTCTTCGTATTCGTAGAGTTTGGCTTTCAGCATCTTCATCGCGGTGGCGCGGTTCTTATGCTGAGAACGCTCGTTCTGGCAGCAGACCACGATGCCGGTCGGCAGGTGGGTGATGCGGATGGCCGAGTCGGTCGTGTTCACGTGCTGGCCGCCCGCGCCGCTCGAACGGTAGGTGTCGATCCGCAGCTGGGTTTCATCGATCTCGATATCGATGTCGTCGTCGAGCTCCGGGAAGACGTCGACCGAGACGAAACTCGTGTGGCGCCGCGCGTTGCTGTCGAACGGGGAGATGCGGACCAGCCGGTGCACGCCCTTTTCCCCCTTCATATAGCCGTAGGCGAATTCCCCCGTCACATGCAGCGTCGCGCTTTTGACGCCGGCCTCTTCGCCGGGCTGAAGGTCGATGACTTCGTCCTTCCAGCCGCGCCGTTCGAAGAAGCGGCGGTACATGCGCAGCAGCATGCTGGCCCAGTCGCATGACTCGGTGCCGCCGGCACCGGCATGCACCGAGAAGTAGAGGTTGTTCCGGTCGAACTTGCCGGAGAGAAAGCTCATGATCTCCATCCGGTCCAGCGACTTCAGCAGTCTCCGGTAGGCGATTTCGGTCTCCTTGAGGAACTCTTCGTCCTCGCCGGCCAGCTCGAGGGCGACCGAGTAATCTTCGATCTCCGACTCGAGCTTGCGGAACGGCTCGAGCAAATTCCGGCAGGCGGAGAGCTGGGAGACCGTGTTCTGCGCGGACTCCTTGTCGTTCCAGAAATCCGGCGCGGACATTTTCGCTTCAAGTTCCGCCATCTCGGCTTTGCGGTCGTCGATGTGCAGGAACTCGTGCAGATGCTCGATCCGGCTCTTGAGCTCGCCTTCCGCCTGACGCAATTCGTCGATGCTCATCATTTCTTGGCTGCCTCCAGTTTCCACATATCGTCCAGCAGGTGCTGGATGTCGTCGAGACACGCGCCGCAGGCGCCGCCCGCCTTGCAGTAGTGGGTCACGTCCTCGGCCTTGTGGAGATTGTTCTCCTTCGCAACCTTCAGGATCTTCACGTCGGTCACGCCGAAGCAGTTGCAGACGATGCGCCCCTCGTGCTCGTGGTCATCCTCGAACGGACTGGCCTCGCCCTTGTAGTTGCTGATCGCCTTCTGCAGCGCTTCCATGCCCATGACCGAGCAGTGCATCTTCGCTTCGGGCAGGCCGCCGAGCATTTCGGCGATCTCCTGATTCGTCACTTTCGCTGCTTCGTCGAGCGTCTTGCCCTTCACGAGTTCGGTCAGCGCCGAGCTCGACGCGATCGCGCTCGCACAGCCGAAAGTCTTGAATTTCACGTCCGCGATACGGCCCTGGTCATCGAGCTTGAATGTGAGTTTCAAGGCGTCGCCGCAGGCCGCGTTGCCGACCTCGCCGACCCCGTCCGGATTCTCGATCTCCCCGACATTGCGGGGATGCAGAAAATGATCCATTACTTTATCGGTATAATTCCACATGCTGCCACCCTCCTCTTTTCTTCAGAGATACTTTGCGTTCTCTGCTTCGATTTTCCGTTTCAGCAGGGGGATCGCCTCCTCGACTGCGATCCGCTCCGCATCGCGGCTGCCGCGGAGTTTGAACTCCGCCTGCCCGTCCGCCAGCGTTTTCGGCGAGACGACCAGCCGGAACGGGATTCCGAGCAGGTCCGCGTCGCTGAACATCGAGCCGGCCTTTTCGCCGCGGTCATCATACAATACTTCAATTCCGGCCGCTTGCAAGTCGGCATAAAGTTTTTCGCACACTTCTCCGACGTTGTCTTTGCCCGGATTCACGGCGCAGATCTGCACCTGGTACGGCGCGATCGACAGCGGCCAGATCGGGCCGTATTCGTCGCTCGACTGCTCGATCACCGCCGCCATCGCGCGGCCGACGCCGATGCCGTAGCAGCCCATGACCATCGGCCGCGCCTTGCCGTCGCGGTCGAGGTATTCGCAGTGCATCGATTCGGTGTATTTCGTGCCGAGCTGGAAGATGTTGCCGACTTCGATGCCGCGCGAGAACACCAGCGGTTCGCCGGTCAGCGGGCAGGGGTCGCCTTCCCGCACGGTCGCGATGTCGGCGACCAGGCACTCGGCTCCGGCCATGTCCCGGTCGAAGTTGAAATTCTTATAGTGGTAACCGGTCTCGTTCGCGCCGACCACGAGGTTGCCGGATTCGGCGGCGGAGCGGTCGATCACGATTCGGACCTTCTTCCCGTCGATGCCGACCGGACTGGCAAAGCCCGGAACCGCGCCGGCCGCGAGAATCGCCGCGTCGTCCGCGAACTTCAGCTCCGGAATCCTCACCGCGTTGCCGAGTTTGGTTTCGTTCACTTCGAAGTCGCCGCGGATCAGCACGAAGACGAGTTCTCCGGTGCGGGCGTCCTGATAGAAGACCGCCTTGCCGGTGTTCTCCGCTTTCACACCGAGAAAATCCGCCACCTCCTCGATGGTTTTGGCGCCGGGCGTATGGACCTTTTCGAGCGGCAGGGGTTCGCCCTTGTCGAACTTCCACGCCGCGACCGCGATTTCGCGGTTCGCGCGGTACGAATGGTCGGAGTTCGTGATGACCGTATCCTCGCCGCAATCGCAGATCGCCATGAATTCGTGCGACACCTTGCCGCCCATCATGCCGGAGTTCGCCTCGATCGACAGCACGTTCTTCATGCCGAGCCGGCGGAAGATCCGCACATAAGCTTCGTGGCAGCGGACATAGTACTTCTCAAGATCCGCCTGGTCGGTGTGGAAGCTGTAGGCGTCCTTCATCGTGAATTCACGGACCCGGATCAGCCCGGCGCGCGGACGCGCCTCGTCGCGGTATTTGGTCTGGATCTGGTAAAGCATGACCGGCAGCTGCTTGTAACTGTTGATCTCGGTGCGGACAAGATGGGTGATGCCCTCTTCATGGGTCATCGCAAGCAGCATCGGCTTGTCGTTGCGGTCCTTGAAACGCAGCAGCTCCGAACCGACCGATTCATAGCGGCCCGACTCCTGCCAGAGCTCGGCGGGCAGCACGACCGGCATCAGGACCTCCTGGCCGTCGACGCGGTTCATCTCTTCGCGGATGATCTTCTCGATCTTCGCGACGATCCGCTTGCCGACCGGCAGCAGCGAATAGATCCCGGCGGAGACCGGGCGGACATAGCCGCCGCGGATCAGGAATTTGTGACTGACCGTCTTGGCGTCTTTCGGATCTTCCTTGATCCGGCGCCCCACCAGTTGACTCATTCTCATATTGTCTTATCCTTCAGAAAGGTTGTTTCTTTTCTCACACCACCGCGAGCCCGAGCGCCATCAGGAACATTCCGGCGACGAGCCCGTACAGCGACCAATGCTCTTCCCCGTACTTGTGCGCCATCGGCAGCAGGCCGTCGAAGGTCACGAAAACCATGATTCCGGCCACTGCCGCGTAGATGATCTCCAGCACCGCCGAGGTCAGGAACGGTGCGAGCACCAGATAGCCGAGCAGCGCCCCGGCCGGGTCGGCCAGGCCGGTCAGACTCGCGTACCAGAACGCCTTGGCCCGGCTGCCGGTCGCGTAATAGACCGGCACCGACACAGCGATTCCCTCCGGGATATTGTGCAGCGCCATGGCGAGCGCAACCGGAATGCCGAGCTCAAGCCCGCTCAGGCTCGCCGCGAAAACGGCCAGCCCTTCCGGGAACTTGTGAATTGCGATCGCGGCCGCAAAACGGATTCCGGCGCGGTGCAGCTTCGCGTAGTCGGGCGGATTCTGTTTGTCCATCTCCTCGACGGACTTGGTTTCGTGCGGGTTCGCCGGTTCCGGCACAAGCCGGTCGATGATGCCGGCCAGAAGCATGCCGCCGAAAAACGCCCCCATCGACAGAAAGGCGCCGGTTTTGCCGCCGAACTCCTCCCGCAGCGAAAGGTTCGCCCCGGCCAGGAGCTCGACGAACGAAATGTAGACCATGACGCCGCCCGAGAGGCCGAGCGCCACGGAAAGCATGCGGGTGTTGGTCCGCCGGGTGAAAAAGGCCGCCGCCGCCCCTGCCGCCGTGGCCAGCCCGGCCAGCGTGGTCAGAAGAAATGCGCCCCATACCGATCCGGCGAAGATTTCCATTGCCCGCTCTCCTTATATCTGTTCGTGCTCCACGAGTTCGCGGTGAAGCGCCTTCTGCGCCGTCTCGAAGTCTTCCCGGTCGATGATGAACTGCATGTTGACCTGCCGGATGCACTGGTCGAGCGCGAGGACGTTGATCTTCGACTCGGCCAGCGCCTTCGCGGCGCGATGCAGGAACCCCGGCAGCTTCATGTTCGTGCCGATCACACTGACGATCGCAACCTCGCGTGTCGAAATCTGCGCTCCGTGAAAATGCTCCTTCAGCTCCTTCAGGCACTTGTCGAGGTTCTTCGACTTCTCGGACACGAAGTGCGTGATGGTGTTCGCGTTCGTGTTCTTGGCGATATAGCTGATCTTGTTCTTTGCGAAACTCGCGAGGACGTTGTAGTCGTAGCCGGGTTCGCCGACCATTTCGGGGTCGAACACTTCGATCGCGAGCACGTCGCGGCGGCCGCAGATCATATCGACGCGCGGTGTCGGCGCGACGTAATCGCGCGAAATCAGGGTCCCCGGATTACCCGGATCGAACGCATTCGCAACCCGGATCGGAATTCCGGCCAGCTCCATCGCCTTCGATGCTTTCGGATGAATTGCCTCCATCGCCATGTCGGCGAGCTGGTCGGCGATATCGTAGTTCGTATGGCCGATCGTGCGGACCTTGTCCGCCCCGATCAGCTTCGGGTCGCCGGTCGAAAGGTGGAACTCCTTGTGGATGATCCCCTCCCGCGCTCCGGTCACGACTGCGAGCTTGCTGAAGGTGATCTCACTGTAACCGCGGTCGAATTTGGCCATGACTCCTTCCTTGCACTTCGCATAGCCGGTCACGATCGGCATGCAGCTTGCGAAGTCGAGACCGGCGAGATGGCCGGAAATGGTCTCCTCCATCGAGTCGGTGTCCTGGTCGCGCCAGCCGGAAAGATCGACGAAGACCGCGTTCACGCCGCGTTCGCGCAGGATCAGCGTGGAGTTGAACGCGCTGTGCGCTTCGCCGATCGAACTCAGGAGTTCGCGCGCCGCCGGGAGGTAGTCCTCGCGGTGGAAGTGGCCGAAGCTGCGCAGCTGCATCAGGTGACGCAGGCAGTTCTTGACGCCGTCCATGCGCTCGTTGACGAAGTCGTCCGCCGCTGTCTGATCGAGCCCGAGTTCTTCGAACGAGCGGTTCAGCCGGATCATTTCGTTGCGGGTCTCTTCGAGCTTGTTCTCCCAGATCCGGTCGCCGGCCGCGAAACTCGCATAGATGCCCGGCTCGGCGGTCTTCTTGTTTTCAAGCAGAAGGTTCGTGATGCCGCCATAGGCGGAAACCACGAAGATGCGGTTGTAGAGCTCCGCTCCCCTGCGGCTGCCGATGAGGATATTCTCCATCAGCTCGCCGAAGCGGGTCATCGAGGTCCCGCCGATTTTTTCTACGGTATGCTGTCCCATCGTCTGTGGATATCCTGTTGCTTAAATGTCTTCGATCCGCATGAGCTTGACCGGAGACTGGTTGATCGAGAGCGTATCGATTTCGCCGAGCGCGTTCCTGACTTCCCGCTCGTTGGCCTTGTGGGTCAGGATGACGAGCGGAACCGCGCCGTCGGCGCCGTAGCGTTCGTGCTGGATCAGGCTCGAGATGCTGATGCCGCGGTCCGCGAGGATCTGCGTGATCGACGCGAGCACGCCCGGGCAGTCCTTGACCATGAAACGCAGGTAGTAGCGCGACGAGATGTCGTCGATCGCGGCAACCTGCTCGAACTGTTCGCCGGGGCGGAAGGCCGGAATCCGGCGGACCGAACCGGCCGCGATGTTGAGCGCCACGTCGGTGATGTCGGCGACGACGGCGCTCGCCGTCGCGCTGCGACCGGCGCCGCGCCCGTAGAAGAGCGTCTGGCCGACGGCGTCGCCTTCGACCATCACGCCGTTGAACACGTCTGAAATATTCGCCAGCAGCGTGCTTTTCGGGATCAGCGTCGGGTGGACGCGCATCTGGACCTTGCCGTTGTTCGACTTGATGATCGCAAGCAGCTTGATCCGGTAACCGAGTTCGTCCGCATAGCGCAAGTCGTCCAGCGCGAGATCGCGGATGCCTTCGACGAAGACCGGGTCCATGCCGAACCAGCGGCCGAAGGCCAGAGACGCGAGGATCGAGGTTTTGTGCGCCGTGTCGAATCCGTCGATGTCGAGCGACGGATTCGCTTCGGCATAACCGAGCTTCTGCGCGTCGGCCAGCACGGTATGGAAGTCGGCCCCCTCGTTTTCCATTCGGGTCAGGATGTAGTTGCAGGTGCCGTTCATGATGCCGTAAATCCGGCTGATGCGGTTCGAGACCAGGCCCTCGCGAAGCGCCTTGATGATCGGGATTCCGCCCGCGACGCTCGCTTCGTAGCAGACGTCGACGCCGGCTTTTTCGGCCGCGTCGAAGATCTCTTTGCCGTGCAGCGCGAGCAGCGCCTTATTGGCGGTCACGACATGCTTGCCGGCGCTGATCGCCTCGAGAATGAATTTTTTCGCAATGGTCGTGCCGCCGACGAGTTCGACGACGATGTCGGACTCCCGGATCGCCACGGCGGCATCGGTGGTCAGAAGTTCCCGCGGCACCGCGACACCCCGGTCGGTGGTGATGTCGAGATCGGCGATACGGGTCAGAACGAGTTTGACGCCGGTGCGCTTGGCAACGACTTCACTGTTCTTGAGAATGTTTTCCGCGACTCCGGCACCGACCGTGCCGAATCCGATAATTCCGACTTTTACTTCTTTCACGTTCTGTTTCCCCGTTTCCCATCAGATGTTTATAGAGAACTTTCGTCAAAATGACAATATAGCACTCCGAAGCCGTTTTGTAAATATGCGCTTCTCTCTTTTTGACGAAAATCAGTGGATTTCCGACCGGGAACGCAGCCCGGCGGAAAAAAGTGCGGCAGGCGCCGGTGCCGGCGGCGGCTTCGCCGCCTTGACGTGTGTGGAGAGACGGGGCCCTCTCTGTCCAATTGCATCAGGGGACCGCTTACTGTGTCGGAATGCGCTCCGGCAGCGCCATGGCTTTGGGGATGCACGCCCCTTGCGGGGCGCGGTCTTTTTGCGCATACGCGCAACAGACCGTGTACGCTGCGCGGCAAAATTTCATTTTGCTGATGCAGCTGTTTCGCTTCGCGTACAGATCGCCTCCGGCGGCCAAGGCGCTTCGCCCTTGGAACCCGACCGGCGAGGCGCCGGTGCCGGCGGCGGCTTTGCCGCCTTGACGCGTCTGACGGACAATGTCTTGTGTCTTTACAGCAGGTCCGAATACGGAACCTTGAGGAAGAAAAATTTCCGGACCGAATCGATCGCCAGGTACAGTTTCTCCTCCCCGTCATCAGCAAAGCCGTGCGGATAGGCCGCCTGAGGCAACGCCTCACCGCCGTCCCAGAAGCCGTCCCATGTGTTCGGATTCTCTTTGTTCAGCCGGGCCAGCGGCAGCTTCTTCGACCAGTTCGCGCAATTGTCGTTGCTGATCCACAACTCCAGCACGTCGCGTTCCCTCCGCTCAGGCGTGCAGACATTGTTGACAAGCACGTGGCGGCCGCGGATTTTGTAAATCACGAATTTTGTGCCGGGATTCGGAATCGCGGAAGGCCGCGCGGTGCTCCAGCTTCGTCCGTAGTCGAAACTGTCACTCTCCCAGAGGACGGCATCCGCGTGTTCGTAGCGGACGAACATTTTCAGGTGTCCCGGCTCAAGCTCGGTCACTTCCGGTTCCCACGCATGGCCGGGAGTGGCGACCGCGCCGTGCAGGGAAAACGTTTTTCCGCCGTCGGTCGAACGGATTACTCCGGAGGTATAGAACGCATCGGGCGCGTTACAGGCTGTCCAATCCGACCGCTGTTCGAGCCAGTAAACCGGAAAGAGCCAGCTGCCGTCGCTCAGGACCTTCCCCTGCCGGACCGAGAAATTCGGCGGTACTCCCGGTATTGAAACCGGATTCGTCCAGCTTTTTCCGTTGTCGTCCGTGAAGGTCATGAAGGCGCGCAGTTCGGCGTAGGTCGTTTCATGGCAGAAGGTCTGGAAGACCGCGAACGGCCGGGAGGTTTCCGTGAAAAGTTCGGTCCCCCAGGTGCAGCGGAACGGATGTTTGAACAGGAGTTCCGGTTTCGACCAGCTCGCGCCGTCGTCAGTGCTGCGGATCACGGCCGCCACGTTGTCCGGATGCGGCTCCTTCGTGCCGCCTGTGTAGACGAGCGAGACGATCGAACCGTCCGGCATGCGGCGCGGCGTCGGTTCGCGGCCGAACAGAAAACGATCGTCGGCTTTGAACATGAGCGTGGCGGGGTAGGCGAATTCGATCCGGTCGGTGTGTTCCATTTTTTTCTCCTGATTTCGATTTCCGGGTTGCATTCTTCTTAATTATACGCTATTTTCCAACAGGAAGCAATTGCAGAAAACCAACCGTTTCTTTCGAATTTCGACACTATGAATGAATTCGGCGACGAACGCAAGCTGAAGCTCGAAGGGCTGCTTGATCCGGAGACGGCGGAGACGGCCGCGCGGATCATTCTCGATGCGGAACCGATCGTGCTCGGCATCACCTTCTGGAACTGTTTCCGGCCGTGGGACGTTCCGGAGAGGCGGATCTGCGACAACTTTTTCTTCCTGACCGTTTCGGGGGAGGAACGCGTGACGGTGAACGGAGAGGAACGGATTCTGCGCCGCGGGGATGCGATGATCGTGCCTGAATTCATCCCGCACTCATTCGGACTTGCCGACGGCTGCGGCGCGTCGCAGCATTTCATCGCCCACGCGCTGACCGGGGATGTCGCCGGGGCGAATCCGTTCGGCTGTTTCGCTTCGCCCTTCCTGCATCCGGAGCACACGGAGGCCGTGCTGACGCGGCTGGAAACGATCGTCGCCGTACGCAACACATCGCCCGATGCCGCGCAAAGCGCGATGAAACAGCTGTTCAAGGAACTGATGCTCGAGGAGGCGCGGGCGGGACGCTTCCGCTTTTCGGTTCCGCGGCGGAACGACGGGCGCATTGCGTTGGCCCTTGCGTACATCAACGCGAATTTCGCAGGCAGCATCGCGGTTGCCGACATCGCGGCGCATGTCCGGCTCGGCGAAGTGCAGTTCCGCAAACTTTTCCGGCGCGAAGTCGGCATGAGCCCGGCCGCCTGCCTGCAGCGGACCCGGCTGGTTCACGCCGCCCGGCTGCTGGCACGGTACGACCTGCCGCTCGCCGAGGTGGCGGAACAGTCCGGATTCTCGAACGAGTGCTACTTTTCGACTGCTTTCCGCGCCGCCTTTGCACGCACGCCCGGGCAGTATCGCCGCTATATCCGCGGCCGCTGACCGGATGTCGTTTCAGACGCAGTGGCGGTGCCGGTTGATGATCTCATCCTGCAGCTGCGGGTCGAGCGCAGTGAACTTCGCGGAAAAGCCGCCCACCCGGACGATCAGGTGCCGGTAGGACTCCGGATCGCGCCGCGCTGCGCGGAGCTCCTCGACGCTCGTAGTGTTTCCCTGGAAAATCTGCCCGCCGGTGGCGATGAAGCTGCGCAGCAGCCCCTGCAGCACGTCGAGCCGGGTCAATCCGCCGGAGAGATCCCACATCGAGGCGACACCGCCCGGGGCCGCGCCGAGGTCGAGCCGGTTGGCCGACTGCATGGCCGTGCCGATGCCGCGGGTCATCGAACTCGAATGCGGCGTCATGCCCTGCGCGACCGGGACGCCGGCCTTATGGCCGTTGGCCGAGGCGCCGAGCGCATTGCCGGCGATCGGGCTGAAAACGAAGCTCATCAGCATCGGCTTGACCTTGCCGCCGAAGCGGTTGGAAAAACCGTCGTAAATGGCGCAGACGTCGCGGAACAGCCGGGCGGCCATCCCGTCGGCCTCCGGGTCGCCCTGGCCGAATTTCGGCAGTTTGAGCAGCCGGAGGCGCAGGAGCTCATCCGATGCGAAATTGCTTTGCAGCGCGGCGAGCAGACCGGCCTTGCCCGCGATTCCGTTTTCGAACACGGCGTGTTTCAGGGCATACAGACTGTCGGCGGCATCCGGCAGGCCGATCGGAGTCGAGCCGTAGTCGTTGTAGCGTGC is from Victivallis lenta and encodes:
- the prfB gene encoding peptide chain release factor 2, which gives rise to MSIDELRQAEGELKSRIEHLHEFLHIDDRKAEMAELEAKMSAPDFWNDKESAQNTVSQLSACRNLLEPFRKLESEIEDYSVALELAGEDEEFLKETEIAYRRLLKSLDRMEIMSFLSGKFDRNNLYFSVHAGAGGTESCDWASMLLRMYRRFFERRGWKDEVIDLQPGEEAGVKSATLHVTGEFAYGYMKGEKGVHRLVRISPFDSNARRHTSFVSVDVFPELDDDIDIEIDETQLRIDTYRSSGAGGQHVNTTDSAIRITHLPTGIVVCCQNERSQHKNRATAMKMLKAKLYEYEEEKRRSEADAIRGEKMENGWGSQIRSYVLQPYQMVKDLRTEVETSNTAGVLDGEIDEFIEAFLKAKK
- a CDS encoding proline--tRNA ligase, producing the protein MRMSQLVGRRIKEDPKDAKTVSHKFLIRGGYVRPVSAGIYSLLPVGKRIVAKIEKIIREEMNRVDGQEVLMPVVLPAELWQESGRYESVGSELLRFKDRNDKPMLLAMTHEEGITHLVRTEINSYKQLPVMLYQIQTKYRDEARPRAGLIRVREFTMKDAYSFHTDQADLEKYYVRCHEAYVRIFRRLGMKNVLSIEANSGMMGGKVSHEFMAICDCGEDTVITNSDHSYRANREIAVAAWKFDKGEPLPLEKVHTPGAKTIEEVADFLGVKAENTGKAVFYQDARTGELVFVLIRGDFEVNETKLGNAVRIPELKFADDAAILAAGAVPGFASPVGIDGKKVRIVIDRSAAESGNLVVGANETGYHYKNFNFDRDMAGAECLVADIATVREGDPCPLTGEPLVFSRGIEVGNIFQLGTKYTESMHCEYLDRDGKARPMVMGCYGIGVGRAMAAVIEQSSDEYGPIWPLSIAPYQVQICAVNPGKDNVGEVCEKLYADLQAAGIEVLYDDRGEKAGSMFSDADLLGIPFRLVVSPKTLADGQAEFKLRGSRDAERIAVEEAIPLLKRKIEAENAKYL
- the zupT gene encoding zinc transporter ZupT — translated: MEIFAGSVWGAFLLTTLAGLATAAGAAAAFFTRRTNTRMLSVALGLSGGVMVYISFVELLAGANLSLREEFGGKTGAFLSMGAFFGGMLLAGIIDRLVPEPANPHETKSVEEMDKQNPPDYAKLHRAGIRFAAAIAIHKFPEGLAVFAASLSGLELGIPVALAMALHNIPEGIAVSVPVYYATGSRAKAFWYASLTGLADPAGALLGYLVLAPFLTSAVLEIIYAAVAGIMVFVTFDGLLPMAHKYGEEHWSLYGLVAGMFLMALGLAVV
- a CDS encoding aspartate kinase; the protein is MGQHTVEKIGGTSMTRFGELMENILIGSRRGAELYNRIFVVSAYGGITNLLLENKKTAEPGIYASFAAGDRIWENKLEETRNEMIRLNRSFEELGLDQTAADDFVNERMDGVKNCLRHLMQLRSFGHFHREDYLPAARELLSSIGEAHSAFNSTLILRERGVNAVFVDLSGWRDQDTDSMEETISGHLAGLDFASCMPIVTGYAKCKEGVMAKFDRGYSEITFSKLAVVTGAREGIIHKEFHLSTGDPKLIGADKVRTIGHTNYDIADQLADMAMEAIHPKASKAMELAGIPIRVANAFDPGNPGTLISRDYVAPTPRVDMICGRRDVLAIEVFDPEMVGEPGYDYNVLASFAKNKISYIAKNTNANTITHFVSEKSKNLDKCLKELKEHFHGAQISTREVAIVSVIGTNMKLPGFLHRAAKALAESKINVLALDQCIRQVNMQFIIDREDFETAQKALHRELVEHEQI
- a CDS encoding homoserine dehydrogenase, which encodes MKEVKVGIIGFGTVGAGVAENILKNSEVVAKRTGVKLVLTRIADLDITTDRGVAVPRELLTTDAAVAIRESDIVVELVGGTTIAKKFILEAISAGKHVVTANKALLALHGKEIFDAAEKAGVDVCYEASVAGGIPIIKALREGLVSNRISRIYGIMNGTCNYILTRMENEGADFHTVLADAQKLGYAEANPSLDIDGFDTAHKTSILASLAFGRWFGMDPVFVEGIRDLALDDLRYADELGYRIKLLAIIKSNNGKVQMRVHPTLIPKSTLLANISDVFNGVMVEGDAVGQTLFYGRGAGRSATASAVVADITDVALNIAAGSVRRIPAFRPGEQFEQVAAIDDISSRYYLRFMVKDCPGVLASITQILADRGISISSLIQHERYGADGAVPLVILTHKANEREVRNALGEIDTLSINQSPVKLMRIEDI
- a CDS encoding sialidase family protein, producing the protein MEHTDRIEFAYPATLMFKADDRFLFGREPTPRRMPDGSIVSLVYTGGTKEPHPDNVAAVIRSTDDGASWSKPELLFKHPFRCTWGTELFTETSRPFAVFQTFCHETTYAELRAFMTFTDDNGKSWTNPVSIPGVPPNFSVRQGKVLSDGSWLFPVYWLEQRSDWTACNAPDAFYTSGVIRSTDGGKTFSLHGAVATPGHAWEPEVTELEPGHLKMFVRYEHADAVLWESDSFDYGRSWSTARPSAIPNPGTKFVIYKIRGRHVLVNNVCTPERRERDVLELWISNDNCANWSKKLPLARLNKENPNTWDGFWDGGEALPQAAYPHGFADDGEEKLYLAIDSVRKFFFLKVPYSDLL
- a CDS encoding AraC family transcriptional regulator, producing MNEFGDERKLKLEGLLDPETAETAARIILDAEPIVLGITFWNCFRPWDVPERRICDNFFFLTVSGEERVTVNGEERILRRGDAMIVPEFIPHSFGLADGCGASQHFIAHALTGDVAGANPFGCFASPFLHPEHTEAVLTRLETIVAVRNTSPDAAQSAMKQLFKELMLEEARAGRFRFSVPRRNDGRIALALAYINANFAGSIAVADIAAHVRLGEVQFRKLFRREVGMSPAACLQRTRLVHAARLLARYDLPLAEVAEQSGFSNECYFSTAFRAAFARTPGQYRRYIRGR